Part of the Bacillus carboniphilus genome is shown below.
TTTTGTTTCTTCAATAAAACAAGATTTGGGAGTGTTCATTATATTTTTCAGATAGATAAAATCTTCTACACAAAGACCAGTGTGTAAAGCTAAAAATAACACGATGTAATGAAAATAGGCTGGAAAACAAATGATCAATATGAATCCTGCTAATGTGATAAAAACAAATGGAAACAGAAGCGCTCCTATATAGGAAACTTTAGCAACAGGATCACTTAGTTGACATTTTATCTTTCCTTTACTTTTCATTACGAGTCTACATTTTACACCGCTCAACTTGAAGGAAAGCAGGTGTAAAAGTTTATGAACCGGATATAGTATAAATAATGATAGCAAAAATAAAGAAAAATACTGTTCATTTGGACGTGCACCATCAACGAGTACATGCGTAACAGAATATAACAATATAAATGAAAATAGCATCGTTAAAAACGAAAAAAATAACATTCGATAGAATCCGTCATGTTTAAATACATGGATGGATTTCCAGCAATGCATGAATACTCACCCTTTTTTCCGATATCTTATAAAGGAACATCTTCCTAACAATCAATGAGACTATTACTCTCAAATGTCCATTCATTTTTAATTTCAAAAAACACACCTAACATACTGTAAGCAATTTGTTTGACAAAATCAAGATGTTTTTTTCATAAATATTTCAGGTATGTTCATCCAAAATGTGGGAATGGGTGAAATTCATAAAATCATCCAAAAAAAAGAACTACGCTGTTGGACTTTCTTCAATACTTTTTTTCTGGATTTTTCCATCTACTTCTTCAAAGTCATGCTGTAGATTATGAAAAGATTTTTCAAAGATATCCATAAAATCCTCGCCATAAATATTTCGAACGATGGCCATAACCTCAACAACTTCAGGAAACTTCCCATATAAATTGCGTAATGGAAGAGCCCCAGAATAAACGGAGTTTTCGTCTGGTTCGTATTCATCCATCAACTGTAGGAGAATCTCCTCACCTTTATCAGTTATTTGGACATACGTATTTCTCTTATCATTTTCCCTTTTTGAAAAGGTCAATAATCCACGCTCTTCTAATTTTTTCGAAAAATTAAAAGCTGTTGATACATGCATGACACCAAACTTTGCCACATCAGAAATGGAGGCCCCACCTAAGTGGTAGGTAATCCATAAAATATGGTGTTCGTTTATATTAAGATCGTACGGTTTAATCCATTGTTGCCAGTCTTTTTCTACTGATTTCCAAAGAGCTTTACTCAGCTGAGCAATACGTTGACTAAACATCATGGCTTCTTTTTTTGACTTAAAGGATTCCGTCATATACACACCTGCCTATTCTTCCTGATCTAACCCTTTATGAATTTTACTTCTAATACCAAATAACGGATTAGATAACCTCGGCTTCATTCGAGGTACTTCCTAAGCTTATTTGTCCAGCTAAACGCCTTCATAGTCTTTCTACGAAGATTTTCCCACCGAAGAGATATCGGGGTAATTAAGGCGTTTTAGCTTTTCTTATTATTATGCCAGTAAAATGAATGGTTGGGAAGATGAAAAAATGCAAAAATTTTGTCTATTTCTGATAAATAGATTGTTCGAGATGTTGAAATTGCTTTTGAATCTCTTCCATTTCTTTTCTGAATTCTTCCATTTGGGGGTCTAGGGAATTTTTCCACTGTTGAATGGAAGGCTTCATTTGATTCTGAACAATTCCAGCTGCCTTTTTTCCTTCAGAAACTAATTTTAATACATCAGTCTTTACATTAGATGCTTTATTTTGAACATCTTTTACTAATGATCCCCATTCTTTAGTTCCATTTTTTAGAGAAGTTCTCACCTCTCGTCCAGACGTTGGAGTAGTGAACAGAACTGTCGCACTACCAATCAATCCTCCAACTAATACACCGGTTATCAAAGATCTAATTTTCATACCATCACCTCAAAAACTAGGGTAATAAAAACTTCTACAAGTGTTTAAAAATTCCTCTTCATTTTCGAAAAGAAATTTTTTTGAAAAAACATTTCGTTAAGTTTATTCATGTCCAGAATCATGGGTGAATATATATGAAAAAAGTGTATGAAGAAAAATCGTATATATTTGATTAAGCCTTTCGTAACTATGTAGAGAGGATGATTAGTTGTATGACAGCTGTTATGGTTATTTTATTTCTTATTAGTTTCTTATTATTTGGCGCTACCGTGTATTATTCCATGATTTTAAAAAAATCTAGGATGTATCCTCCAAAAACCATTATTCGGAAGAAAATACAAACACTAGGAACATTTGCGGTAGCAAGTTTGTTATTAGGTATAATTCTGTTGTATATACCTGCTGGCTGAAAACATAAAAGCCTAGGCTATATTAGCCTAGGCATCATTTCATTATTAGATATTAACATGATTTGTTTTAACTTGAAGTCTTTGCGTTAACTTCATTGCAATTGGGTAAATAATGACCATTACGATGGTATTAAGAGCGACTGTCGGTAAAACAATTCCTACTGTTAGAGCAAGGAATGTATTTGGTAACTCAACAATAAACAACGCTGTTCCTAAGAAAATCATACCTGATACAAAGGTTCCGACTGCCGTTAAAACTGCTACTGGTACTATGGATGTACTCAATTTTTTAATAGCCATAAATAATCCAAAGAAGATAAACGCAGTTAGAAATTTATCAATGATATTAGGAAGCTGACCACCTGGCATATTGGTTGTTAAAGCTGACATGATTCCTGAAGCGATACCCACTAATAGAACGTATTTTGCTTTTGGAAATAAAATGATTCCTAAAAACATCATAACCAAAAGCATATCTGGTTTCATGCCCCCACCGATTCCAGGGATAACAAGGTGTAGTACTGTCCCCATTGCAATTAAAAGTGCAAGTAAAACTAATTCTTTTGTCTTCATTACTCATCTCTCCTCATCTATTCTAACTAATCTGTGATCCCCTATAGTACCCTCTGGTCTATAGCGAGATTATAGGTATTATATCATAAGTTTCAGGTTGTGAACATGTTCGTAATTCTTTTTCGAAATTACAATTGAATCTTTTGATTGATTTCACTAGCAATGGTTTGGAGCTTTTCTCCAGTGTATTCACTTTGATGAGATTTCCAAACAGCGCCAAATCCGTCTCCTTTACCGTAGCGAGGAATGATGTGCATATGGTAATGGAATACAGATTGACCAGCTTCTTCACCGTTGTTATTAAGAAGGTTAAGTCCCACTGGTTCATAAGCTTCTTTTACAGCCTTTGCAATCTCAGGTACAACTTCAAAAATTTGCTTAGAAATCTCTGGAGTCAGTTCGTAAATGTTTTCTTTATGTACTTTCGGGATTACCAGAGTATGTCCTTTTGTAACTTGGCTAATGTCCAAGAAAGCAAGCACATGCTCGTTTTCATATACCTTTGCAGCAGGAATTTCTCCCTTTATGATCTTACAAAAAATGCAATCATCCATATTCGTCCAACTCCTGTTCTTTTTTGGGATATTGTACCACAGGAGCGGAAAGGTTTGAAAGTTGGGGTGGGGGCGACCTTAAGGTGGGGCTGGATTTTATAAGAGAGTTTTGTTTGATGAAGGGGAAAAAGAGAACATAAACCGGATTTATGTCCTGGTTTTGGTGGAGGAAGGGGAAAAAGAGAACATAAACTGGTTTTATGTTCTAGTTTTGGTGATGGAAAGGAAAAAAGAGAACATAAACCGGATTTATGTTCTAGTTTTGGTGATGAAAAGGAAAAAAGTGAACATAAACAGGATTTATGTTCTAGTTTTGGTGATGGAAAGGAAAAAAGAGAACATAAACCGGTTTTATGTTCTAGTTTTGGTGAAGGATAGGAAAAAGGAGAACATAAACTGAATTTATTACCTAGTTTTAGTACAGGTAAGCAAAAATCTGTACAGAATCAGAAAACCCTTTTCTCAAAAATAAGAAGGCGAAATCCTCGAATAAGGATTCCGCCTCTTGAAGGGGATTACTTAATTGAAATTACGCATATATCTCTTTAACAAACACCCCATTTTGAATGTGTCGTTCCTACTGGTTAGAGTGTACAAGCGCTCAAGATCAAAAGATCTTAGAAAGAGCTTACAGTGGCTTTATCTTTGATAAACACCCCATTTTAGAATTGTCATTCATTTAATGGTTGTTATCGGGTTTTCCACTCTCCGTGCAACACGACCATCCCCTTAATATATCTTCATAAAAGATATTTTTCGGAAAGGCTTTGCTTTGTCTATATGGCTTTTTTCAATTGCTAACCCCTTCGCTAATTAGAATGGCCGGATTAGACTTTAAATACACTAGAAATCCTTTCCAATTTTTTTATGCTTTCACTAGGAGTAAGACCATAAAATTTGGTACGATATAAAAAATAAGAGATAAACCATGGAGGATACGCCACATGTCTTTATTAAACGTGAAAAATATTACGGGCGGTTATTCAAGAAAGCCTGTCATTCATGATATTGATTTTGAAGTAAATGAAGGAGAGCTTGTGGCTCTTATTGGATTGAATGGAGCAGGAAAAAGCACAACCATCAAACATATTATTGGACTGCTTGAACAGCAGAAAGGGACGATTACGTTAGGTGGGACAACCGTGTATGAAGACCCAGAAGTTTTTAGACAAAAGCTAAGCTACATACCTGAAACTCCTGTCTTATATGAAGAACTAACGCTAGAAGAACATTTTGCTTTGACTGCAATGATGTATAACATTGATGAAAAAGAGGCTGAAAAAAGAAAAGAAGCTCTTCTGAAGGAATTTAGAATGGAAAAAAGGCTTCAATGGTTCCCTGCTCATTTCTCAAAAGGGATGAAGCAGAAGGTAATTATTATGTGTGCTTTCTTAGTAGAGCCCAAGCTATACATTATAGATGAGCCTTTTGTAGGGTTAGATCCCATTGCTATCCAGTCCTTACTGAATTTATTGACGAAGGAAAAGCAAAAGGGTGCAGGTATTTTAATGTCTACACATATATTGGCGACAGCTGAAAGATATTGTGATCGTTTCATTATTATTCACAATGGAAAAATTATTGCAAAAGGAACCTTAGAGGAATTAAGGAAACTTACTGGGATGCCAAACGCTACCTTAGATGATATGTACTTATTTTTAACTAAGGGGCATGATGAAGATGAATAGCCGAAAGCTTTGGAGTAATCGAATACAAGAACAGTGGAAGGATTATCAAAAGTATCTCCGTTATATGTTTAATGACCATCTTTTGATCGTTGTTATCTTTGTTATAGCAGGTGGTGCACTTCAGTACCAAGCATGGCTTCAAACATTAGAGCCAACATTCCCAGCTGCGATGGTTCTTTCCATATTACTTGCGTTATTGATTACAAGAAGCCGAACAGCCACTTTTTTGCAAGAAGCAGACCAGGCCTTTTTACTTCCGGCAGAGGTCCACTTCCGTCCCTATTTTTGGAAATCAGGTGTTTATAGCTTTCTAATGCAGTTAGCACCGCTACTAATTGTTCTTTTAGTTTTATATGGTATTTATGACCGTGTAGAAGGGACACAAACCTTTCTTTCTATTTTTGTTTTTATTGCTCTTTTAAAAGCATTAAATATCTGGGTGCGATGGATGGTTTTCAAGGAAAGAGGGATCGGTAGAACCTACAGCCCGTTTGTCCGCTACCTCCTAAATGCATCAGCTTTGTATTTCTTTTTGCAAGCTGAATGGGTGTTTCTGTTAATCGTGTTAGGAATTTTCTTAGCACTAACGATAATTTTGTGGAGTAATACCAAAAACAAGTTGATTAAATGGGATGATCTAATAGCAGAAGATGTCCAACGTAGATATGAATTTTATCGTTTCGCAAACATGTTTACCGATGTACCTAAATTAAAGAGTCGAGTGAAAAGAAGAAGACCGCTTGATTTCCTTTTGCCAGGCAAGAAGGGGAAAGAAACAGCTTATGTATATCTTTTTGCACGGACTTACATAAGATATGGTGACTACTTTGGTTTAACCTTCCGTCTAACCGTCATTGGATTTGTGATTTCATTTATGCTTGAATCCGTTTGGTTTATGTTATTAGCCACTTTAATCACGATTTATTTAACTGGTTTTCAGCTTATTCCGTTATTCAAACAAAATGCCTTTTCACTTTGGGTACGATTATATCCATTTCAAGCAAAAGCAAGAATCCAATCGTTTACAAAATTTTTGGCGGGTGTGTTAGCGATCCAGCTTGTCATTTTATCCAGTATCTTTTTATTTCATCAAGAATGGCTCTTCTTTATAATCGCCATTTTGACGGGATACTTGTTCATTTTCTTCTTTATGAAAATGTATATTGAAAAAAGAATTCAAAAGGAAACGAACATGCAGTAAGGAGTGTACCGTGTGTTTGAACATACGGAGGGGATAAACATAAATAGCTATGACGAAATAGCAAAAAGTGACCTAGAGTTTTGGAAGGTCAAACAGTTTAGGAAATCAAGTTCGCTCAATCGAATGGCTAAAAATCTACAATTAAAGGCAAATAAATGGATCCCAAAAAAAGTACATCAAGTCATAACAGAGAGTATTAAAGGAATGGTTAAAACCGCTTTAGTTGGTTCAGATATAAAGAGAATGGACCCCATATCAAAGATGGACCTACAGGATCGGGAGAAATTAGCCATAGAAAAATTGAATATCTATAAGAAAACAGCGGCAGTAGAGGGAGCGGGGACTGGAGCTGGCGGAATCATGTTAGGACTAGCTGATTTCCCTTTACTCCTATCGATAAAACTCCGATATTTATTTGATATTTCAAGTATTTATGGATTTGATCCAAAGGAGTATGAGAATCGGATCTACATTCTTTATGTTCTATTATTGGCATACTCAAGTGATGAAAAGAGAAAAGAGACGTTAGCTGTACTAGAAAATTGGAACGCAGAAAAAGAAGAGTTAGTCGAACTTGATTGGCAAACCTTTCAGCAAGAGTATCGCGATTATTTAGATGTCAAAAAGATGTTGCAGATGGTTCCAGGAATCGGGGCAGTGGTCGGTCTTTATGTGAATTATCAGCTTTTAGATCATTTAGGGGAGACCGCGAAGTATGCTTTTCGAATGAGGTATTTTACAGAAGAATAATTGATACTACACACAAACAGCAGTCCCCTTTTGTAATATGAGATTAGGGACTGCTTTTTTAAAAGAAAATCCAGGGGGAGAAACTAGTGACGACAACCGAAATGATTGAGTTAAATCAAGAGAATTTAAATCAAAGTGGATGTTACTGTCTTCGTAGTCAGCCTAATTCAACAGGTTATACAAATAAAAATGCCTGGCTTAGGGATAGGTTTAATGAAGGGTTAAAATACATAAAAGTGATGGACAACGAAAAATTAGCTGGTTTCATTGAATACACACCTATCGAATATTCTTCAAGGGTGGTGTGTGGTGATAACTATTTAGTCATTCATTGCTTATGGGTTCACATCACAGGAAAAGGGCATGCCTCTACATTGATTCGTAAATGTATTCAGGATGCCAAAGAAAAAAATAAAGATGGAGTCATAGTTATTACAAACCCAAACACATCATGGACACCTAGTAAGGACATTTTTATTAAAAACGATTTTCTCGAAGTCGATCATGCACCGTATGGATTTGAATTGCTTGTCCATAAATTCGGTGATGCACCAGACCCCTATTTTCCGAATGATTGGGAGGAACGTCTTGCACGCTTCAGTGGTTTAACAATCCTCCGTACACCACAGTGTCCTTTCGTAGAAGTAGCAACTGATAACGTTATGAAGGCCGCGGATAAATTAGAAATAAAAGCAGAAATCATTGATATTAAGAATAGAGAAGAATTGATGAGACTTTCTCCTACTCCTTATGGAATCTATGGAGTGATCTATAAAAATCAATTACTATCCTTTCATAGACTAACTGCTCATTCTGCTATGAAGAGATTAAGAGAGTTATAGGATTAAAGTTACAGGAACAAATGGGGTTGAATAAAAGGATGAAAAAGGTCGTAGCACTCGTTTTAGTTCATATTATATTATCTTCAAACGTGTACCCAGCCATTACTTTTGCTCAAGAAGAAGCTTTTATTGAAGAAATTGCACAAACGGAGTACACAGATGAAGAAATAGAGAGAGCAAGGGAGAAATATGGAATAACTGAATCTACTACATATCAGCCTAATTCATTGTTACATGGTGAATTTGGGTTCAGTGGAAACCCTGTTGGACATATATTAAAAGTCTTAGCTATACCTATAGTTATTCTTGTATTATTTCTGTCTATCAAAAGAAAGAAGAATAGGGATAAAAAAATGCCCAGAATATAATCTGAGCATTTTTTATTTATTTCTGTTTGCCATCCTAAAAGTCTGTTACTCCTGCCCGGATAACACAGTCTCCGCTTGATGCGCATGAATGGCAGCGGAACCTAATGTTTTAGCAGCCACTAACATAGCTTTCTCATTAAAATCGAACTTCGGATGATGATGAGGATATGGTACATCCACACCTTCAGGCTTAGCTCCAGTGAAAAAGAAGGTACCCTTCACATGTTGCAAGTAGTAGGCGAAATCTTCTCCTCCCATTTCTGGCTCTGCTTCTTTGACTGACATAACATCCGGAATTTGTTTCGCTTGCTCTACTAAATAATGCGTTTCATCTTTGTGATTCACCACAGCGGAGTACCCACGTTCATATAAATACTCATAATCACTGTGGTTAGCTAGACAGACTCCTTTTACGATTGTTTCAATTTCCGCTTCGATTTGGTCACGTACTGTTTCATTAAATGTCCTAACCGTACCAGCAAGTTTTGCTTTATCAGCAATAACGTTAAATGCATTATCTGCTACAAATGAACCAACCGATAAAACTCCTGAGTCGATTGGATTCACACGTCTACTAACTACTTGTTGGAGGTGAGACACAATTTGAGCACCAGTGACAATCGCATCATGAGTACGATGAGGCTGCGCGCCGTGACCACCTTTCCCGTTCACTGTAATTTGGAAACGGTCAGCAGCCGCCATGATCGGGCCAACTCGATATTGGATTTCACCGAAAGGAACCGTTGCCCAAAGATGGGTACCAAAAATCACATCAACACCATCTAAGCAACCATCTTCAATCATAGGAAGAG
Proteins encoded:
- a CDS encoding DUF3267 domain-containing protein; its protein translation is MHCWKSIHVFKHDGFYRMLFFSFLTMLFSFILLYSVTHVLVDGARPNEQYFSLFLLSLFILYPVHKLLHLLSFKLSGVKCRLVMKSKGKIKCQLSDPVAKVSYIGALLFPFVFITLAGFILIICFPAYFHYIVLFLALHTGLCVEDFIYLKNIMNTPKSCFIEETKDGIEILILK
- a CDS encoding HTH-type transcriptional regulator Hpr; this translates as MTESFKSKKEAMMFSQRIAQLSKALWKSVEKDWQQWIKPYDLNINEHHILWITYHLGGASISDVAKFGVMHVSTAFNFSKKLEERGLLTFSKRENDKRNTYVQITDKGEEILLQLMDEYEPDENSVYSGALPLRNLYGKFPEVVEVMAIVRNIYGEDFMDIFEKSFHNLQHDFEEVDGKIQKKSIEESPTA
- a CDS encoding YtxH domain-containing protein, which translates into the protein MKIRSLITGVLVGGLIGSATVLFTTPTSGREVRTSLKNGTKEWGSLVKDVQNKASNVKTDVLKLVSEGKKAAGIVQNQMKPSIQQWKNSLDPQMEEFRKEMEEIQKQFQHLEQSIYQK
- a CDS encoding tryptophan transporter, which codes for MKTKELVLLALLIAMGTVLHLVIPGIGGGMKPDMLLVMMFLGIILFPKAKYVLLVGIASGIMSALTTNMPGGQLPNIIDKFLTAFIFFGLFMAIKKLSTSIVPVAVLTAVGTFVSGMIFLGTALFIVELPNTFLALTVGIVLPTVALNTIVMVIIYPIAMKLTQRLQVKTNHVNI
- a CDS encoding HIT family protein, with protein sequence MDDCIFCKIIKGEIPAAKVYENEHVLAFLDISQVTKGHTLVIPKVHKENIYELTPEISKQIFEVVPEIAKAVKEAYEPVGLNLLNNNGEEAGQSVFHYHMHIIPRYGKGDGFGAVWKSHQSEYTGEKLQTIASEINQKIQL
- a CDS encoding ABC transporter ATP-binding protein → MSLLNVKNITGGYSRKPVIHDIDFEVNEGELVALIGLNGAGKSTTIKHIIGLLEQQKGTITLGGTTVYEDPEVFRQKLSYIPETPVLYEELTLEEHFALTAMMYNIDEKEAEKRKEALLKEFRMEKRLQWFPAHFSKGMKQKVIIMCAFLVEPKLYIIDEPFVGLDPIAIQSLLNLLTKEKQKGAGILMSTHILATAERYCDRFIIIHNGKIIAKGTLEELRKLTGMPNATLDDMYLFLTKGHDEDE
- a CDS encoding ABC transporter permease; this translates as MNSRKLWSNRIQEQWKDYQKYLRYMFNDHLLIVVIFVIAGGALQYQAWLQTLEPTFPAAMVLSILLALLITRSRTATFLQEADQAFLLPAEVHFRPYFWKSGVYSFLMQLAPLLIVLLVLYGIYDRVEGTQTFLSIFVFIALLKALNIWVRWMVFKERGIGRTYSPFVRYLLNASALYFFLQAEWVFLLIVLGIFLALTIILWSNTKNKLIKWDDLIAEDVQRRYEFYRFANMFTDVPKLKSRVKRRRPLDFLLPGKKGKETAYVYLFARTYIRYGDYFGLTFRLTVIGFVISFMLESVWFMLLATLITIYLTGFQLIPLFKQNAFSLWVRLYPFQAKARIQSFTKFLAGVLAIQLVILSSIFLFHQEWLFFIIAILTGYLFIFFFMKMYIEKRIQKETNMQ
- a CDS encoding EcsC family protein — translated: MNSYDEIAKSDLEFWKVKQFRKSSSLNRMAKNLQLKANKWIPKKVHQVITESIKGMVKTALVGSDIKRMDPISKMDLQDREKLAIEKLNIYKKTAAVEGAGTGAGGIMLGLADFPLLLSIKLRYLFDISSIYGFDPKEYENRIYILYVLLLAYSSDEKRKETLAVLENWNAEKEELVELDWQTFQQEYRDYLDVKKMLQMVPGIGAVVGLYVNYQLLDHLGETAKYAFRMRYFTEE
- a CDS encoding GNAT family N-acetyltransferase; its protein translation is MTTTEMIELNQENLNQSGCYCLRSQPNSTGYTNKNAWLRDRFNEGLKYIKVMDNEKLAGFIEYTPIEYSSRVVCGDNYLVIHCLWVHITGKGHASTLIRKCIQDAKEKNKDGVIVITNPNTSWTPSKDIFIKNDFLEVDHAPYGFELLVHKFGDAPDPYFPNDWEERLARFSGLTILRTPQCPFVEVATDNVMKAADKLEIKAEIIDIKNREELMRLSPTPYGIYGVIYKNQLLSFHRLTAHSAMKRLREL
- a CDS encoding M20 family metallopeptidase is translated as METKLFQRLEQYYDEMVSIRRYLHQHPELSFKEYETAKYIENYYKELGIEVRGNVGGNGVVARVKGTKPGLTVALRADFDALPIEEETDLPYKSKTPGVMHACGHDGHTATLLVLGKVLHELKSELEGEYVLIHQHAEEYAPGGALPMIEDGCLDGVDVIFGTHLWATVPFGEIQYRVGPIMAAADRFQITVNGKGGHGAQPHRTHDAIVTGAQIVSHLQQVVSRRVNPIDSGVLSVGSFVADNAFNVIADKAKLAGTVRTFNETVRDQIEAEIETIVKGVCLANHSDYEYLYERGYSAVVNHKDETHYLVEQAKQIPDVMSVKEAEPEMGGEDFAYYLQHVKGTFFFTGAKPEGVDVPYPHHHPKFDFNEKAMLVAAKTLGSAAIHAHQAETVLSGQE